Genomic window (Acidobacteriota bacterium):
TTAACGTGCGATAAACCGTTGTAAATCCGATGCGAGAGTCACGTTTACGAACCAGTTGGTGAAGCTGCTCCGTAGAGAGATGCTCGTGAGTTTCGAGAAAGGTAAGCAGAATAGTATCGCGCTGCTCAGTCTGCTTCAGACCGACTCGTTTCAGATGCTGATGAAAGCGCTCTTGCGCTTCGCGGAGCGATTCCCGCGAGATCGACATGTGATCATCAATACGCTTCTGAAGCATTCGATTCAGCCAGGCCAGGGCTTATTTCAGCATAACATCAAGGGCTTATTTCACCGCCGAGAGACGGAGTACACGGAGTCATCATTGCCCTTGTCATTACCACTTCTGGGTCTGCCACCACGAAAAAGTTCATCTAGAATCGACGTACATGGCAACTACCATACTGGCGCCGCCGAAGAAGCAGACACGGAGAATGCTCCTGCGTTCACTTTCAACCTTTGGAATTCTTCTTGTGCTGGCCTGCCTCGGAGTAGCACTTTGGATTTATTCGCTTGGACATAGCGAGCTTCCGCAAGTAGACGGAAGCATCAGGATGGATGAACTCTCTGGTCAGGTTTCCGTATTGAGAGATAAATTAGGCGTCCCGCACATCCGCGCCAGCTCGTATGAGGATCTCTTTTTTGCCCAAGGCTTCGTTACTGCTCAGGATCGTCTGTGGCAGATGGATATTTCTCGCCGCTATGCAGCGGGAACCCTGGCAGAGATTCTTGGTCCCAATTTGGTAAAGCACGATCGGCTTCAGCGATATTTACAAATCCGCGCTGCCTGTGAAGAAGCGGTCGACAAGCTCGATCCGCGACAGCGTCACCTGCTCGAAATGTACTCGCGCGGCGTGAACGCATTCATCCAGCAGAGTCGCAAACACTTGCCTTTGGAGTTCAAAATTTTAGGGTACTCGCCCTCCCTATGGCGCATCGAGGATTCGCTCCTGATTGGCGCCAACATGGATCAGATGCTGAACACACAGTACGATCTGGAGCTCAAGCGCGAAAGAGTTGCGCGTCATCTTAATGCGCAGGAGATCGCCGATTTATATCCAACTACTTCCTGGCGCGATCTGCCTCCTGCACAGCAAGCGAACCCTTCGATCGAAGATGAGCGGCCGCCTGGCGAAAACAATCCCGATTCGGAACAGGATGAAAAAGACGAGCAGCCCAGTCCGGCGAAGACCTCCTCATTTACTTCTGCCTTTGATCGCACCTGCGAAATGTGCGTACCGGGTTCGAACAACTGGGTCGTGTCGGGGGTGCACACCGCAAGCGGCAAACCGCTGCTCTCCAATGACATGCACATCGAGCACTCCATTCCTGACATTTGGTCGCCTGGGGATTCACAAACCTTGGACCCGATGTGCAGGATCTGTTCGTGGAGCAATTCAATTCTGCGGGAGAGGTTGCAACGCCGAAAGGCTGGCAAGCACCAGAGAAGACCCATGAGGTAATCCACGTCAAAGGCAAACGGGATGAGGCTTTCGACGTCAGGGTCACCCGCCACGGCCCAATCATCACGCCGATTCTCGAAGGTGAAACCCGGCAACTCGCGCTGCAGTGGACGATTTACGACACGGAGACCTTGGGAATCCCCTTCCTAGAAATCAACTCTGCGCGCAATTGGCATGAATTCCGCACTGCCTTCTCCAGGTTCGGAGGACCGTCTCAAAATGTCGTTTATGCCGACGTAGATGGTCATATTGGATATCAGGCGACCGGCAAGATTCCGGTGCGAGCCTCGGGCGATGGTCTATCGCCACAGTCGGGGGCCGATGGCGCTCACGACTGGACCGGCTATGTTCCATTCGATCAGCTTCCAAGCATTTACGATCCGCCGTCTGGGCTTTTGGCGACGGCCAATGGACGCATCACTCCTCACGGATATCCTCATTTGCTGGCCAACGTCTGGTGGGCGCCTTATCGCACCTCTCGAATCTTTCATCTTCTCGAGCAAGGACATAAGTTTCAGCCGGCGGACATGCTTGCCATTCAGACGGACATAACGTCAGAGCTCGAGCGCTTCTTCTCAGACCGCTTCGTCTATGCGGTGGATCATTCCAAGAGTCCGTCGCTCCGGTTGCGGCAAGCAGCAGAGATCATGCGTGGCTGGGACGGACGCATGGAGAAGAACAGCTCAGCTGCGACTCTCGCGTATTGGAGCCGCCGGAATTTGATGAAGCTGATCCTCAGTCCCAAAATGGGAGACGACTTCGTCAACTACGACTGGGGACTCTCTGGTCCAGCGCTCGAGGGCATCATTACTCACAAATCTCCACGTTGGCTGCCTCAGGCCTACGGCTCATATGATGACGTGTTAATAGCGGCGGTGCAGAAAACCGTCGACTCAGACCGTGCCCCAAGAGACCTGAAGAAATGGATTTGGGGAAGCCAGTTTCCAATCGAAGTGCAACATCCTCTGTTCGGATCGATTCCCCTCCTGAGCCATTTCACCGGAACCGGATTGCACCTCCAATCCGGTAGCGGAAGCACTGTGAAACAGGTCGGGACCACTTTCGGCCCATCCGAGCGGCTGACAGTCGATTTTTCAAATCTGGATCGATCAACCCTGAACATCGTCATCGGTCAGTCAGGCCATCTTTTCAGCATTCACTACAAAGACCAATTCCCAGCATGGTACGAGGGTTCCACATTCCCAGTACCATTCAGCGAAGCCGCAGTAAACGCCCAGGTGGAGCACTGGCTCACGTTGCAGCCTCAATAACTTACGAATGAATAACATGGGTGAGCTTTTGCTGAGCTCAGAGGTGTTGCCGAGTAATTCAAAGTAAGTTTTTACTTACTTTCATGAATCCTTGGGGAATTCAAGTGAATCCAAGCTTTCGACTTGGTGGATCTGAGTCCCCACATTCGAATGGCGCTGCTTGGCTTCAAGAATCATCTGCGCTTTACGCATCTATGTGAGTTTGCGCCGACATAGCCGAGCTTCAAACCTTTTTTCAGCGGCAAAGTACGAGGTTCGTCTTGGAGGAAGAATGAAAGGGTCGGGTTCTATTCGGCAAGTTGTTAGAGCCGCCCGTCACATCGCATTGTTCTTCGTTATCATTGGCAGCGCTGCAGCCGCTGGCGCGCAGCTTGGTCAACAGCCTCCAGCACCGGTTACACAGGCCGGCACTGTGCAGAGCACTCTTTCGTCCACTCCTATCTCGTCGCCAGCGACCCCTTCTGGCACATCATCGGATCCGTTCGGCGGCAGCGTAATTACCGAAAAGGCGACTGACGAGATCATTTCGATATCTCTCAAGGACGCCATCAATCGCGGTCTCAAAGCGAACCTCGGGGCGTTGCTCAGCGAGCAAGGAATCACTTCAGCGCGTGGTCAGCGTTGGCGTTCCCTGCAAAGCATGCTGCCGGATGTCACGGCAAAGTTTGGCGAAAGCGTTCAACAGGTAAACCTTGCTGCATCTGGAATCCGATTTCCAGGCGTTCCGGCGGTGATTGGCCCCTTTTCAAATTTCGAAGTACGTGGATACCTGAATGCGAATGCCGGTCTTACGCAATATGAAAGTATCCGATCATCAGTCGAGAATCTGAAGGCAGCTCAGTTCTCATATCGCAACGCTTTGGAACTGGTCGTCTATTCGGTAAGTAACGCATACCTTCAGGTGCTTACATCCGGCGCCAATGTGCTGAATGCTCAGGCACAGGTAAAAACCGCGCAGGCCACGTTGGATCAGGCCAGGCAAATGCATCAGGCAGGGGTTTCCGCCAAAATCGATGAGCTCCGGGCCTCGGTAGAACTGCAGGCGCGACAGCAAGATCTAATCGTCGCTACGAACAATTTCGACAAATCCAGAATCGCCTTTGCCCGAACCATCGGACTGCCTCTCGAACAGAATTACGAACTCTCAGACACATTGCAATTCATTCAGGCCCCGCCGGTAACTCAAGAAGAAGCTCTCCATCGTGCACTGCAAGGTCGCTTTGATTACCGCCAGGCACAGGCTCAGGTACGCGCCGCGGAATTGTCAGAGAAGGCAGCGCGCTACGAGCGCCTGCCGAGTCTCTCGTTCAATGGGAATTACGGTGACATAGGGATTAGTCCCGGAACATCTCACGGAACATTTGTTGCTGCCGGAGCTATTCAAGTTCCGGTCTTCGAAGAAGGCCGCATTCGCGGGGACATTTATCAGGCGCAAGCCAATCTGAAACAGAGCAAAGACCAGCTCGCTGATCTCGAAGGCCGTATCAACGCAGAAATCCGAACCGCATTTCTGGACATCAACGCCGCGTCCCAGCAGGTGCAGCTTGCAGACTCTACAGTGAAGCTGGCCGAGGAAGAGCTTTCAGAAGCACGCGAAAGGTTCGCCGCCGGGGTGACTGACAACCTCGAAGTTGTGCAGGCGCAAGGCTCACTGGTGAATGCCCAAAATCAGTATGTTTCCAGCCTCTACGTTCATAATCTGGCAAAGCTTACATTGGCTAGGGTAGTCGGCGAAGCCCGTCAGAACGCCGCGACCTATCTCGGAGGAAAGTAATGGCTGCAACTCAAGACAAATCGCTGGAGACGATTGAGGAACAGAATCGCTCAACAGATAGTGGCGCACGCCGGTTGCAACCCGTCGAAGCTCCGGCGCGCACAAGTTCCCCCCAGGCTCCTCCTCCTGAGGATTTGGAGAAGTCCCGCGAAGAGGAAGAGGCTGCGGCGAGAACTGCGCAACGCAAGAACCGCCTGAAGAGGATCGCTCCTCTTGTTGTCGTGATAGCCGCACTTGGCGCTCTTCTGTGGTGGCTGCACTCGCGCCAGTACGAAGACACTGATGACGCACAGATCGACGGCCACATCAGCCAGATTGGATCTCGAGTGGCTGGCTACATCACGGCAGTAAATGTTGAGGACAACCAGGAAGTCCAAGCCGGACAGGTTTTGGTTGAAATCGATCCCCGCGACTATCAGGTCGCGCTCGATCGCGCAAACGCTGAGCTTGCCGACTCGCAAGCGCAGGCTGCAGCAGCAAACTACAACGTTCCGATAACTTCCGTCGCGACCAAGAGCCAAATCGAGTCGGCAGAGGCAGATGTTAAGAACACCCAATCTGCTGTTGCCGCCGCTCACAAGAACCTCGATGCTGCGCGGGCCAAGGTGCAGGCCGCTATTGGCAATAACGTGAAAGCGCAGAATGACGTGCAGCGATATAAAGGACTGGTCGAACGCGACGTAATTTCCAAACAACAGTACGATGCCGCTGTGGCCACAGCGCAAAGCACAGCCGCCGATGTACAGGGCTCGCAAGATGCCGTCATCGCGGCGCAAGAGGGGGTCACGCAAGCTGAAGCTCGAGTCGTACAGGCGCAAGCCAACTTGCGCAATGCTGGTACTGGTCCGAGACAGGTGAGCGTTACCCAGGCTCGCGCCACTTCTGCTCAATCGACCGCAGCGAAAAATCGGGCGGAGCTCGAGCAGGCCCAATTGAATCTCCAGTACACGAAGATCACTGCGCCAAGTCATGGAGTGGTCGGTCATCGCACCGCAGAGGTCGGACAGTACGTTCAGCCCGGACAGGCACTGATGTCACTCGTCGATATCGACAACGTCTGGGTGACAGCGAATTTCAAAGAAACGCAACTTCACCACATGCAACCGGGACAGCCAGTTAAGATTAAGGTCGATGCGAGCGGTCGCGAGTACAAAGGCAAAGTCCTGGCTATTGGGGGCGCGAGTGGCTCACGTTTCAGCTTGTTTCCTCCGGAGAACGCCACCGGGAACTACGTGAAGGTGGTACAGCGAATACCGGTGCGCATCGTGCTAGATGCCGATCAGAACAAAGATCACTCGCTGCGGCCCGGAATGTCCGTTGAACCTAGTGTGAAGGTGCGCTAAGGACGACTTTGGCGGGCACGGCTTCCAGCCAAGCCGTTGAGAAGAACACTTCTTTCTTCCTTGAACTCGCCGGCTTCAGCCGCTGCGGAAGCCGCAAAAAAAGAAGATGTGGCTCTCGCTTTGGCACGGATGGTTCGTGTCCCTCGTGAAGCGGTCTATGCCAATTGCGGAATCATAGAGACCAAAATGGGAACGACTACAGAAGACATCGAGGTTCGGCAATTCGCTGCACCGCCGCACGCCGAGTGGCGACCCAGACACAATCCTTGGGCGATCGCTCTCACCGTCACGATGGCGACATTCATGGAGGTGCTCGACACGAGCATCGCCAACGTAGCGCTGCCGCATATCGCGGGCAGTCTATCCGCCAGCACCGATGAGAGCACTTGGGTACTCACTTCTTACCTCGTTTCCAATGCAGTGGTGCTGCCGATCAGCGGATGGGCGTCCGACATCATGGGGCGCAAGCGCTTCTACATGACATGCGTCGCCTTGTTCGGTCTCAGTTCCCTGCTCTGCGGCCTCGCCCCGAGCCTTTCGTTGCTCATTTTCTTTCGCGTACTACAGGGTGTCGGCGGTGGCGGACTTGCGCCAAGCGAGCAAGCGATCCTGGCGGACACCTTTGAGCCGAAGAAGCGGGGCGTAGCTTTTGCCGTCTACGGCATGGCAGTCGTTCTCGCTCCGGCTATCGGCCCCACTCTGGGCGGCTGGATCACGGACAACTATGACTGGCGGTGGATTTTCTTCATCAACGTGCCCGTGGCCGTCTTGTCACTATTTCTGACAAATCGCCTCGTCGAAGATCCGCCCGAGCTTGCCCACAAGCGCAATGCGGGGATCAAGATCGATTACATCGGTCTCGCGCTGGTAGGTGTCGGCCTCGGGTGCCTGCAAGTGGTACTTGATAAAGGGCAGCGTGACGATTGGCTGCAGTCAGACTTCATCCTGTCTTTCTCGATCATCGCTGTCGTCAGCATTGTCGCTGCCGTCATTTGGGAGTACTTCCAGAAAGATCCCGTCGTCGACGTACGCATGTTCAAGAACCGCAATTTCGCGCTCGCCTTTGTCATGATGACCATGCTCGGCTTTGCGCTGTTCGGTACCACCGTGCTCATCCCACAGTATCTGCAAACCCTGCTGGGGTACACCGCCCAGCGCGCCGGAATGGCGCTCTCTCCCGGCGGTCTTACAGTGATGGCCCTGATGCCACTAGTCGGATTCCTAGTCTCCCACTACGATGCGCGCTGGCTGATCGCCATCGGGTTTCTTGCCTGCTCTGCCGCCCTGTTCCACATGATGGAGCTGAACCTTGGTTTGAGCTTCGGAGAGGCAGTGAAGCTTCGCATCTTTCAGGCGGCCGGCATTGCCTTCCTATTCGTACCCATCAATACCATGTCGTACGTAGGTGTGCCTCGGGGTAAGAATAATCAGGTTTCGGGCATGGTGAATCTGGCCCGAAACGTAGGCGGAAGTATCGGTATCTCGATCATCGAGACCATGCTGGACAGGCGCTCCCAGAAGCACCAGAGCGACCTCGCCTCGCATCTCACTAGTAGTAGTCCGGCGTTTCAGAGCCAGCTTTCGGCGATGACAAACACTCTGCTAAACGCGGGCTACAGCGTGGCCGACGCATCACAGCGCGCGTACAGCATGGTGTATCGACAGGTGCAGCGGCAAGCCGCTGCTCTGGCCTACAACGATGTGATCTTTGCGTTTGCGCTGGCTTGTGCCATGATGGTGCCGCTTGCCTTCTTCATGCAGAAGAACAAGCCCGGCGCCGGTCCTGGCGGAATGCACTAGGAGAGCCGGACTGCACGCGAGGTGCAGGATGAACATCCGCAATATCACCATCGACCGAGAAGTCGGGTGTGGCGGCGTAGAGATCGCCGCTCGTCTCGCCCGGGAACTTAATTGGAAACTCATCGACAAGTGCCTGATCTTCGATATTGCCAAGATGGCCAATGTGGACGTCGACGCAGTCAAAAAGCTCGACGAACATCCTGATCCCCTCCTCACGCGTATCAGCCGACTCTTCTGGGGAGGCGGCGCCGAACGCGGCATGGTGAACCCCGATCATTTCGACTGTAAAAAGATGACCGAGCTCACGCGCTCTGTCTTTCTGAAGGCCGCAGACGAAGGATATCGTGTGATCGTCGGCCGTGGCGCGCCGTATATCCTTGCCGGCCGTGAGGATACCTTCCACGTATTTCTCTATGCGCCGCGCCAATACAAGATCGAGCGAGTACGCAAATACTGTACCTGCGACGAACATGCCCAACAGGTAATCGACACCGCAGACCGTGAACGCGCGGCCTTCATTCGCCAGCACTTCCACATTGAATGGCCGGAGCGGCACATGTACAACCTAATGGTGAATACGGCGGTGGGCGAAGATGCTGTGGCCGAGACGATCCTTCAGGCTGCAAAACTCTTGGAGCCTGACCCTGCTCTGGCGGGATAGTTTGCAGTTGCGCAGCCCAGGCTTTCCTCTTACACTCCCCGAATGCTCAACGCTCGGGTGCTTAACGCAATAGTTCTGTCTTTTTTCTGCGCGGCGTCGTTGACTGCGCAGGATTCGTCGAGTCAGACGCCGAGCACCAAACCTGCACAAAGTACTTCCTCAAAGCCTGGCCGCCACAGCGGCTTGAGTCTCGATCTTCCCAACTCGTTAATCGTCGAGGGACGCGACACTAAGACTCATCCCTTAACAACCGGAGAAAAGTTTGGGCAGGTTGCCAAGAACTTCTTCAATCCGTTCACTTTTGTCGCGACGGGAGTTCAAGCGGGAATCGATCAGGCCGCGGACATACACCACGGATATGGCCAGGGCGCCGAAGGATTTGGCAAGCGCTACGGAGCTGACATCGCGGATACGGCTACAGCGCAATTTTTTGGCGTAGGTGTTTATCCATCGCTATTCCACACCGACCCGCGCTATTACCGGATGGGAAGCGGGACCTTCTTTTCACGCATGGGATACGCGGTGACTCGCGTCCTGGTAACTCGAACCGATTCGGGACGCCGCATTTTCAATTCCCCTGAAATTCTCGCCTGCGCAAGCTCGAGCGCGATCAGCAGGTCTTATTACCCTGGTGACGAGCGCAATGCCGGAGATTTCGCTTATTCGATGGGATCCCGCATTGCCTTTGACGCGGTCTACAATCTGGCCAAGGAATTCTGGCCGGATGTTCGCAATCACCTCTTTGGTCGCCATCGCTAGATACGCCTTCCTCCAGTGGCCAGTAACGAAGACTTGACTGGTGATAAGGTCCGCATTGAAGACGGCCAGCCTCAAGCGAGTAGCGCGTGGGTTCGCTATAATCACACGTTCTCTATGCAAGCTCGAAACGAGAAGAAAATCCGTGTACTAGTGGCGAAACCTGGCCTGGACGGGCATGACCGAGGCGCAAAGGTAATTGCCCGTGCGCTGCGGGATGCCGGTATGGAGGTGATTTATACGGGACTACGGCAGACACCAGAGATGATTGTCACTGCGGCGTTGCAGGAGGACGTTGACGTAATCGGGCTCTCAATTCTTTCAGGCGCCCACAACGCCATTGTGCCCAGAGTTGTCTCTCTTATGAAAGAGAAGCAGATGGACGATGTGCTGATCGTTCTCGGCGGTACGATTCCGGAACAGGATGTCC
Coding sequences:
- a CDS encoding TolC family protein, giving the protein MKGSGSIRQVVRAARHIALFFVIIGSAAAAGAQLGQQPPAPVTQAGTVQSTLSSTPISSPATPSGTSSDPFGGSVITEKATDEIISISLKDAINRGLKANLGALLSEQGITSARGQRWRSLQSMLPDVTAKFGESVQQVNLAASGIRFPGVPAVIGPFSNFEVRGYLNANAGLTQYESIRSSVENLKAAQFSYRNALELVVYSVSNAYLQVLTSGANVLNAQAQVKTAQATLDQARQMHQAGVSAKIDELRASVELQARQQDLIVATNNFDKSRIAFARTIGLPLEQNYELSDTLQFIQAPPVTQEEALHRALQGRFDYRQAQAQVRAAELSEKAARYERLPSLSFNGNYGDIGISPGTSHGTFVAAGAIQVPVFEEGRIRGDIYQAQANLKQSKDQLADLEGRINAEIRTAFLDINAASQQVQLADSTVKLAEEELSEARERFAAGVTDNLEVVQAQGSLVNAQNQYVSSLYVHNLAKLTLARVVGEARQNAATYLGGK
- a CDS encoding HlyD family secretion protein, which encodes MAATQDKSLETIEEQNRSTDSGARRLQPVEAPARTSSPQAPPPEDLEKSREEEEAAARTAQRKNRLKRIAPLVVVIAALGALLWWLHSRQYEDTDDAQIDGHISQIGSRVAGYITAVNVEDNQEVQAGQVLVEIDPRDYQVALDRANAELADSQAQAAAANYNVPITSVATKSQIESAEADVKNTQSAVAAAHKNLDAARAKVQAAIGNNVKAQNDVQRYKGLVERDVISKQQYDAAVATAQSTAADVQGSQDAVIAAQEGVTQAEARVVQAQANLRNAGTGPRQVSVTQARATSAQSTAAKNRAELEQAQLNLQYTKITAPSHGVVGHRTAEVGQYVQPGQALMSLVDIDNVWVTANFKETQLHHMQPGQPVKIKVDASGREYKGKVLAIGGASGSRFSLFPPENATGNYVKVVQRIPVRIVLDADQNKDHSLRPGMSVEPSVKVR
- a CDS encoding EmrB/QacA family drug resistance transporter, producing MGTTTEDIEVRQFAAPPHAEWRPRHNPWAIALTVTMATFMEVLDTSIANVALPHIAGSLSASTDESTWVLTSYLVSNAVVLPISGWASDIMGRKRFYMTCVALFGLSSLLCGLAPSLSLLIFFRVLQGVGGGGLAPSEQAILADTFEPKKRGVAFAVYGMAVVLAPAIGPTLGGWITDNYDWRWIFFINVPVAVLSLFLTNRLVEDPPELAHKRNAGIKIDYIGLALVGVGLGCLQVVLDKGQRDDWLQSDFILSFSIIAVVSIVAAVIWEYFQKDPVVDVRMFKNRNFALAFVMMTMLGFALFGTTVLIPQYLQTLLGYTAQRAGMALSPGGLTVMALMPLVGFLVSHYDARWLIAIGFLACSAALFHMMELNLGLSFGEAVKLRIFQAAGIAFLFVPINTMSYVGVPRGKNNQVSGMVNLARNVGGSIGISIIETMLDRRSQKHQSDLASHLTSSSPAFQSQLSAMTNTLLNAGYSVADASQRAYSMVYRQVQRQAAALAYNDVIFAFALACAMMVPLAFFMQKNKPGAGPGGMH
- a CDS encoding cytidylate kinase-like family protein, with protein sequence MNIRNITIDREVGCGGVEIAARLARELNWKLIDKCLIFDIAKMANVDVDAVKKLDEHPDPLLTRISRLFWGGGAERGMVNPDHFDCKKMTELTRSVFLKAADEGYRVIVGRGAPYILAGREDTFHVFLYAPRQYKIERVRKYCTCDEHAQQVIDTADRERAAFIRQHFHIEWPERHMYNLMVNTAVGEDAVAETILQAAKLLEPDPALAG
- a CDS encoding methylmalonyl-CoA mutase; its protein translation is MQARNEKKIRVLVAKPGLDGHDRGAKVIARALRDAGMEVIYTGLRQTPEMIVTAALQEDVDVIGLSILSGAHNAIVPRVVSLMKEKQMDDVLIVLGGTIPEQDVPFLNQQGVTGIFGPGTSMDHIVTFIRANVKPRGIPA